Proteins co-encoded in one Amaranthus tricolor cultivar Red isolate AtriRed21 chromosome 7, ASM2621246v1, whole genome shotgun sequence genomic window:
- the LOC130817550 gene encoding uncharacterized protein LOC130817550 isoform X1, with protein sequence MISIEESKALFSLLSSDQSSLNEVMSEFNSKFPSYLHFRICSALATLLEDKVMLLPNQRLYAFCIIYQAYSSQKPLNNPFVSLLVNAASDEKASQYERALILQLLSSTGSGINKEVFKQCVADYIKGFDPSSITFPAREQLQEQFFCNVCSEPYNCLFKNASVINAIPDPDVPSQCDATSEEFDVQPGAKPKIGSGNRDETITGLLPNLSLEGLEPKWIRPLPPRFPLQEGELVWLNPDNNHELLWDYGMCADTSRGAAVRDLIEKALKDSLTLEQQEQVLVELTYDAKLVYHCGLTPRKLPDLVENNPNVAVEVLIKLMNSPEIKDYFTVLLNMDMSLHSMEVVNSLTTVVDLPSDFVRMYVKHCISSCQNIQDKYLQNRLVRLVCVFLQSLIRHHINNGLCMFNVTVNIVHSVKDLLIEVQAFCIEFSRIREAAYLFRLLKTLE encoded by the exons ATGATCAGCATCGAAGAATCAAAGGCATTGTTTTCTTTGTTAAGTTCAGATCAATCTTCTCTCAATGAAGTTATGTCGGAATTTAACTCTAAATTCCCTTCGTATCTTCATTTTAGAATTTGCAGTGCGCTCGCCACTCTTCTAGag GACAAAGTCATGCTTCTTCCAAATCAACGTCTATATgcattttgtattatttatcaGGCATATTCTTCTCAAAAACCATTAAATAATCCATTTGTTTCACTCTTGGTCAAT GCTGCATCTGATGAAAAAGCTTCTCAGTACGAGAGAGCACTGATTCTTCAGCTGTTAAGCTCAACTGGAAGTGGAATTAACAAGGAG GTTTTTAAACAATGCGTGGCAGATTATATCAAAGGCTTTGACCCTTCATCTATT ACTTTTCCAGCCCGTGAACAGTTACAAGAACAATTTTTCTGTAATGTTTGTTCAGAGCCGTATAATTGCTTGTTCAAGAATGCTTCTGTTATAAATGCGATTCCGGATCCGGATGTCCCTTCTCAATGTGATGCAACTTCTGAAGA atTTGATGTCCAACCTGGAGCCAAACCCAAAATAGGATCTGGTAATAGAGACGAAACAATAACTGGGCTTTTACCAAATCTGTCTCTAGAGGGGCTAGAACCTAAGTGGATCAGGCCTCTTCCGCCAAGGTTTCCTCTTCAAGAAGGGGAG CTGGTTTGGCTCAACCCTGACAATAATCATGAGCTTTTATGGGATTATGGCATGTGTGCGGATACAAGTAGAGGAGCTGCTGTGAGAGATTTGATTGAAAAGGCTTTGAAAGATTCACTTACTCTGGAGCAACAAGAG CAAGTTCTAGTGGAGTTGACATATGATGCTAAGCTGGTCTATCACTGCGGATTGACTCCAAGAAAGCTTCCG gaTTTGGTGGAGAACAATCCTAACGTTGCAgttgaagttcttatcaagtTGATGAACTCGCCAGAAATTAAAGA CTATTTTACAGTTCTCCTCAATATGGATATGAGTCTACATTCAATGGAAGTTGTTAACAGTCTTACTACAGTAGTGGACCTTCCTTCAGATTTTGTTCGTATGTACGTAAAACATTGTATTTCTTCTTGTCAAAACATCCAG GACAAGTATTTGCAAAATAGGCTTGTGAGACTTGTATGTGTCTTCTTGCAGAGCTTGATACGCCATCATATCAACAATGGTTTGTGCATGTTCAATGTCACTGTTAATATTGTACATTCTG TTAAAGATCTCCTAATCGAAGTTCAGGCCTTCTGTATAGAATTCTCGCGGATAAGAGAAGCTGCTTATTTGTTCAGGCTACTCAAAACTTTAGAGTGA
- the LOC130817550 gene encoding uncharacterized protein LOC130817550 isoform X3: MISIEESKALFSLLSSDQSSLNEVMSEFNSKFPSYLHFRICSALATLLEDKVMLLPNQRLYAFCIIYQAYSSQKPLNNPFVSLLVNAASDEKASQYERALILQLLSSTGSGINKEVFKQCVADYIKGFDPSSITFPAREQLQEQFFCNVCSEPYNCLFKNASVINAIPDPDVPSQCDATSEEFDVQPGAKPKIGSGNRDETITGLLPNLSLEGLEPKWIRPLPPRFPLQEGELVWLNPDNNHELLWDYGMCADTSRGAAVRDLIEKALKDSLTLEQQEQVLVELTYDAKLVYHCGLTPRKLPDLVENNPNVAVEVLIKLMNSPEIKDYFTVLLNMDMSLHSMEVVNSLTTVVDLPSDFVRMYVKHCISSCQNIQDKYLQNRLVRLVCVFLQSLIRHHINNGQGLVEL, translated from the exons ATGATCAGCATCGAAGAATCAAAGGCATTGTTTTCTTTGTTAAGTTCAGATCAATCTTCTCTCAATGAAGTTATGTCGGAATTTAACTCTAAATTCCCTTCGTATCTTCATTTTAGAATTTGCAGTGCGCTCGCCACTCTTCTAGag GACAAAGTCATGCTTCTTCCAAATCAACGTCTATATgcattttgtattatttatcaGGCATATTCTTCTCAAAAACCATTAAATAATCCATTTGTTTCACTCTTGGTCAAT GCTGCATCTGATGAAAAAGCTTCTCAGTACGAGAGAGCACTGATTCTTCAGCTGTTAAGCTCAACTGGAAGTGGAATTAACAAGGAG GTTTTTAAACAATGCGTGGCAGATTATATCAAAGGCTTTGACCCTTCATCTATT ACTTTTCCAGCCCGTGAACAGTTACAAGAACAATTTTTCTGTAATGTTTGTTCAGAGCCGTATAATTGCTTGTTCAAGAATGCTTCTGTTATAAATGCGATTCCGGATCCGGATGTCCCTTCTCAATGTGATGCAACTTCTGAAGA atTTGATGTCCAACCTGGAGCCAAACCCAAAATAGGATCTGGTAATAGAGACGAAACAATAACTGGGCTTTTACCAAATCTGTCTCTAGAGGGGCTAGAACCTAAGTGGATCAGGCCTCTTCCGCCAAGGTTTCCTCTTCAAGAAGGGGAG CTGGTTTGGCTCAACCCTGACAATAATCATGAGCTTTTATGGGATTATGGCATGTGTGCGGATACAAGTAGAGGAGCTGCTGTGAGAGATTTGATTGAAAAGGCTTTGAAAGATTCACTTACTCTGGAGCAACAAGAG CAAGTTCTAGTGGAGTTGACATATGATGCTAAGCTGGTCTATCACTGCGGATTGACTCCAAGAAAGCTTCCG gaTTTGGTGGAGAACAATCCTAACGTTGCAgttgaagttcttatcaagtTGATGAACTCGCCAGAAATTAAAGA CTATTTTACAGTTCTCCTCAATATGGATATGAGTCTACATTCAATGGAAGTTGTTAACAGTCTTACTACAGTAGTGGACCTTCCTTCAGATTTTGTTCGTATGTACGTAAAACATTGTATTTCTTCTTGTCAAAACATCCAG GACAAGTATTTGCAAAATAGGCTTGTGAGACTTGTATGTGTCTTCTTGCAGAGCTTGATACGCCATCATATCAACAATG GGCAGGGTCTGGTGGAGCTGTGA
- the LOC130817550 gene encoding uncharacterized protein LOC130817550 isoform X2 — translation MISIEESKALFSLLSSDQSSLNEVMSEFNSKFPSYLHFRICSALATLLEDKVMLLPNQRLYAFCIIYQAYSSQKPLNNPFVSLLVNAASDEKASQYERALILQLLSSTGSGINKEVFKQCVADYIKGFDPSSITFPAREQLQEQFFCNVCSEPYNCLFKNASVINAIPDPDVPSQCDATSEEFDVQPGAKPKIGSGNRDETITGLLPNLSLEGLEPKWIRPLPPRFPLQEGELVWLNPDNNHELLWDYGMCADTSRGAAVRDLIEKALKDSLTLEQQEQVLVELTYDAKLVYHCGLTPRKLPDLVENNPNVAVEVLIKLMNSPEIKDYFTVLLNMDMSLHSMEVVNSLTTVVDLPSDFVRMYVKHCISSCQNIQDKYLQNRLVRLVCVFLQSLIRHHINNVKDLLIEVQAFCIEFSRIREAAYLFRLLKTLE, via the exons ATGATCAGCATCGAAGAATCAAAGGCATTGTTTTCTTTGTTAAGTTCAGATCAATCTTCTCTCAATGAAGTTATGTCGGAATTTAACTCTAAATTCCCTTCGTATCTTCATTTTAGAATTTGCAGTGCGCTCGCCACTCTTCTAGag GACAAAGTCATGCTTCTTCCAAATCAACGTCTATATgcattttgtattatttatcaGGCATATTCTTCTCAAAAACCATTAAATAATCCATTTGTTTCACTCTTGGTCAAT GCTGCATCTGATGAAAAAGCTTCTCAGTACGAGAGAGCACTGATTCTTCAGCTGTTAAGCTCAACTGGAAGTGGAATTAACAAGGAG GTTTTTAAACAATGCGTGGCAGATTATATCAAAGGCTTTGACCCTTCATCTATT ACTTTTCCAGCCCGTGAACAGTTACAAGAACAATTTTTCTGTAATGTTTGTTCAGAGCCGTATAATTGCTTGTTCAAGAATGCTTCTGTTATAAATGCGATTCCGGATCCGGATGTCCCTTCTCAATGTGATGCAACTTCTGAAGA atTTGATGTCCAACCTGGAGCCAAACCCAAAATAGGATCTGGTAATAGAGACGAAACAATAACTGGGCTTTTACCAAATCTGTCTCTAGAGGGGCTAGAACCTAAGTGGATCAGGCCTCTTCCGCCAAGGTTTCCTCTTCAAGAAGGGGAG CTGGTTTGGCTCAACCCTGACAATAATCATGAGCTTTTATGGGATTATGGCATGTGTGCGGATACAAGTAGAGGAGCTGCTGTGAGAGATTTGATTGAAAAGGCTTTGAAAGATTCACTTACTCTGGAGCAACAAGAG CAAGTTCTAGTGGAGTTGACATATGATGCTAAGCTGGTCTATCACTGCGGATTGACTCCAAGAAAGCTTCCG gaTTTGGTGGAGAACAATCCTAACGTTGCAgttgaagttcttatcaagtTGATGAACTCGCCAGAAATTAAAGA CTATTTTACAGTTCTCCTCAATATGGATATGAGTCTACATTCAATGGAAGTTGTTAACAGTCTTACTACAGTAGTGGACCTTCCTTCAGATTTTGTTCGTATGTACGTAAAACATTGTATTTCTTCTTGTCAAAACATCCAG GACAAGTATTTGCAAAATAGGCTTGTGAGACTTGTATGTGTCTTCTTGCAGAGCTTGATACGCCATCATATCAACAATG TTAAAGATCTCCTAATCGAAGTTCAGGCCTTCTGTATAGAATTCTCGCGGATAAGAGAAGCTGCTTATTTGTTCAGGCTACTCAAAACTTTAGAGTGA